In the genome of Kwoniella shivajii chromosome 5, complete sequence, one region contains:
- a CDS encoding OPT family small oligopeptide transporter: protein MSKVQDEEIHPVRRDEVASLPSPDSDGKDEKFDLSPDPYDNQKTLGYGDEAVQLQIDDFENRDEKYDWDSDEFKNIPELVRQTVSFEDDPTLPVMTFRAVLLSAIFCTIGSVISQISYFRTTTAHFPVFFVILASHPLGKLLERILPDYTVPLGRFSFSLNAGPFNIKEHVIIGIAANAGSQGQWATYLPTNAALFYNITMEPAIALFFGWGASLLGFSFAAMVRPILIDDPAFIFPLSLQQVTVYRSIQGTSDLHLERSRKQMKVFWLIFLGMFIWQFFPEIIFPFVAALAPLCWFASKNHTVNFLGAGRGGIGLFNITLDWSNITSTVITYPYSVQVTVFVSFVITTWILIPVAYFGNLWGSPTYNIMSNGVFQKNGTAYPFNSLLYTDASGSQVFNETRYQEVGLAYSGAQYLWEIFMWYASYISSFVWCGLFLGPNILHVYKSWRAKKAAHTDRLSLLAAKYPGLKWWEWALLTIIPFVMLLAVIVTKKLYMSTWTYFVALGFGAAAMLPMSLVYAMSGFPMKVGFFNELVYGYMIDAKGSSRHPLGQLAYRIISGNVWYDARTVLEDQKIGHYFHIPPRQVIGAQILANMLALPVNYGVMRWVLASKFDYVSGKIPDPAGQWTGQDFKSYNTAGVQYALVGPKRLFASSVYQPVTYGFVVGAGAPLIIWLLHKKFPKAKFDLWNTTIFFSGAATFYGNLSTGPFTTFLVGTFWNFFLFRYRRKFWNTYAYITGAAADTGFNFNLLFIFVFLSTTGAVMPYWWGNNKDSIERCFALKK, encoded by the exons ATGTCCAAAGTACAAGACGAAGAAATCCATCCTGTCCGTCGCGATGAGGTTGCATCCCTCCCTTCTCCTGACAGTGAcggaaaggatgaaaagttTGATCTTAGTCCGGATCCATATGATAATCAAAAGACTTTAGGTTACGGGGATGAAGCAGTTCAATTGCAGATAGACGATTTTGAAAACCGGGATGAGAAATACGATTGGGATTCAGACGAATTCAAAAATATACCTGAACTTGTTCGACAAACCGTTAGTTTCGAGGATGATCCCACATTACCTGTAATGACATTTCGAGCGGTCCTTCTGTCGGCTATATTCTGTACCATTGGAAGTGTGATTTCTCAGATATCCTA TTTCCGTACCACCACTGCCCATTTCCCCGTGTTCTTTGTCATTCTAGCCTCGCATCCTCTGGGCAAACTACTGGAGCGTATCCTACCTGATTACACCGTTCCATTGGGACGATTCTCGTTCTCGCTGAATGCCGGCCCATTCAATATCAAAGAGCATGTTATC ATCGGAATCGCAGCAAACGCAGGAAGTCAAGGTCAATGGGCTA CTTATCTCCCTACGAACGCCGCATTGTTCTACAATATCACCATGGAGCCTGCCATAGCCCTCTTTTTCGGCTGG GGCGCATCCTTACTTGGTTTCTCCTTTGCTGCCATGGTCCGACCGATCCTCATCGATGatccagctttcatcttccctttaTCCCTTCAACAAGTCACAGTGTACCGAAGTATACAAGGGACATCGGACTTGCACCTCGAGCGATCTCGAAAACAGATGAAA GTTTTCTGGTTGATCTTTTTGGGGATGTTCATTTGGCAGTTCTTCcctgaaatcatctttccattcgTTGCTGCTTTAGCACCTTTATGTTGGTTTGCAAGTAAAAACCATACAGTCAATTTTCTGGGAGCAGGACGAGGCGGTATAGGATTATTCAACATAACCCTAGATTGGTCGAATATTACTTCTACCGTGATCACCTATCCTTATAGTGTCCAAGTGACtgtctttgtttctttcgTCATAACA ACTTGGATTTTGATTCCTGTCGCGTACTTTGGAAACCTCTGGGGCTCACCGACATACAATATTATGTCGAATGGAGTTTTCCAGAAAAATGGCACTGCATATCCTTTCAATAGTCTCC TATACACGGATGCCTCTGGCTCTCAGGTTTTCAATGAAACTAGG TACCAAGAGGTTGGTCTTGCTTACTCCGGTGCCCAATATCTGTGGGAGATCTTCATGTGGTATGCTTCATACATCTCATCGTTCGTTTGGTGCGGTCTCTTCCTCGGTCCCAACATCTTACATGTATACAAATCCTGGCGAGCCAAAAAAGCTGCTCATACTGATCGTTTGAGTCTTCTCGCTGCCAAGTATCCTGGCCTAAAGTGGTG GGAGTGGGCCCTTCTTACAATAATCCCGTTCGTCATGCTTCTAGCCGTCATTGTAACCAAAAAATTATACATGTCAACTTGGACGTACTTTGTTGCTCTTGGGTTCGGCGCTGCTGCTATGTTGCCCATGAGTTTAGTCTACGCCATGTCAGGATTCCCGATGAAGGTCGGCTTCTTCAATGAGCTCGTCTATGGAT ACATGATTGATGCAAAAGGATCATCTCGTCATCCACTTGGTCAGCTTGCATATCGAATCATTTCTGGTAATGTGTGGTACGATGCTAGAACAGTGctagaagatcaaaag ATCGGTCATTATTTCCACATACCACCAAGACAGGTAATTGGCGCGCAGATCTTGGCAAATATGCTAGCTTTACCCGTCAATTATGGGGTGATGCGCTGGGTACTAGCTTCCAAATTCGATTATGTTAGCGGCAAGATTCCTGATCCAGCAGGTCAATGGACAGGTCAAGATTTCAAAAGTTATAATACTGCTGGAGTCCAATACGCACTCGTCGGTCCTAAAAGACTATTCGCTTCTTCTGTTTACCAACCAGTCACATATGGCTTTGT AGTTGGAGCAGGCGCCCCATTAATCATCTGGCTTTTACATAAGAAATTCCCAAAAGCAAAATTCGATCTTTGGAATaccaccatcttcttctcggGAGCAGCTACTTTCTATGGTAATTTGAGTACAGGTCCTTTCACCACTTTCCTGGTCGGAACATTCTggaatttcttcttgtttaGGTATAGAAGAAAGTTCTGGAACACATACGCTTATATC ACGGGTGCTGCCG CCGACACGGGGTTCAATTTCAACCTTTTGTTCATATTCGTGTTCTTGAGTACTACAG GCGCTGTAATGCCTTACTGGTGGGGAAATAACAAGGACTCGATTGAGCGATGCTTTGCTTTGAAAAAATGA
- a CDS encoding translation initiation factor SUI1 has translation MSTTASTKVDATTKKSKAPASSGVENLGPAFDPFAPVDDTPSVEKTVGSKNDKIHIRLQQRNGRKTLTTVQGIPKKFDHTKILKAMKKEFACNGTVVKPDEAGEDDSPAPTGVKPNLGDVLQLQGDQRTVVRQFLIDAGIVAQKEAKDSIVVHGY, from the exons ATGAGCACTACAG CTTCAACCAAAGTGGACGCCACTaccaagaaatcaaaggCCCCAGCCTCTTCTGGGGTCGAAAATCTCGGACCCGCATTTG ACCCTTTCGCTCCTGTCGATGATACCCCTTCAGTTGAAAAGACCGTAGGAAGCAAAAATGACAAGATTCATATCC GTCTCCAACAACGAAATGGTCGAAAGACTCTCACTACAGTCCAGGGAATTCCCAAGAAATTCGACCACACCAAGATCCTTAAAgcgatgaagaaagaattcGCATGTAATGGAACTGTAGTCAAacctgatgaagctggtgaagatgattcaccaGCGCCAACTGGAGTTAAACCTAACTTAGGTGATGTTCTTCAATTACAAGGTGATCAAAGAACAGTAGTTAGGCAATTCCTCATAGATGCTGGTATTGTCGCTcagaaagaagctaaagattCTATCGTTGT CCACGGTTACTAA